ACAAATAAGAGTTGGAAATGTGTCAAAGTCATCTGAAAGGCTCAAACTCATTGGCTTTTGCAGCTCAGGGCGCTTCTGCAGCGTATGATAACCAGTGCATGTAGTATATGCCCTCAGCGACAATCTAGAATCGACAGGAGCAACTCTTCCAATTGCGCTACCACTGAAATCTGCAACAAAGGCTTTCTTGCCACCACAGGAATCGGAAGAGACCTTAAAGCTCGCAGGAAGCACACCTTCTCCGACTGTGAAGTTATCAATCTTTTTCTCCTGACCTTGGAGGTGGAGTGTCTTCAAGAGAAAATTCTTCACTACCCCTGGCTCTGCTGGTTTCTTCATGAGGAAGGCCAAACCAGCAGGAACAAAATCCCTCACAGATGCCTGCAACCCGAACCAGTAAAACTTAGTTTCTCATTTCATAAAGTAAGTCGATTTGTTCCATAGTAACACAATTGCAGCACTATAACATCATGCTATGAACAAAAATGAGGAAATTTGTACATAAACTTACATGGATGCAAGAAATGAGGAGATTTATGCAGGAAATTGTTACTTAAACCCCAAGGCTAAGAGTGAACACAAATGAGGCATGTACTGCCATTACTAAAGAAATCGAGAACACAAATAGTTCTTATGTACATTAAATACAGCCGTTAATTATTAGGGACGTAAATAAGCAAGAACAACAAGTAATTCTGGTAATTAAGGATCTAAGAAGAGCAAGAAGCATTTTCTGTACCTGATTGCCCACTTGATCCATAGCCTGAAGAGTCCCAACCGGTTTGCCTTGATAGAAAACGACAGACTCCCCGAGTCGCCTCCAGCCCTCGTCCACCATAGTCTTCGCAGATTCCTCCAAAGATTCCACGATGAAATCATGGAACAACGACGTCGTTTCGGAACTCTCGCCCTTCACAAAGGTTCGAGCTCCAGTGTGGGAAGAGCCAGAAGCATCCTTCTTTTTCTTTATCACCGGCGAAAGCATCATCGGCGACTCTATCTCCGGCACAGAGTCCGCAGTCGCCGGCCCAGGAGCATGATTAGGAGGCTGAGAAGCCTTCTCCTGTGCTTCGATTTCCTTCTTGAGCAGCGGTGACGTCGACATTCTCTAAAATCAAAACCAGAATTTATAAACCGGAAATTCTAGAACGTAATCAAAATTTAGAACGACGAAGAGAGAGAGAGAGAGAGAGAGAGAGAGAGTTACCTCCAAGAAGAGTTGTGGTAGTTCTTGCAGCGAATCCAGAGAGAGAGAGAGTAGCTGTGGGTCCGTACAGTGGTGAGTTGGAAAGAGAAAATGTGAGGGAAGAGGGAGAGGTGTGTGTGAGTTTATATATAGCGCGGATTTCGGGGAGGAGGAGAAAGCGTGAAAGGTTTTGGCGGTTGGGAATATAACGACAAGGAGTAGTCGTTGGGGAATATTTGGTTTCAGTGATGGTATTTTGGGAAATTAAAATCCAAGACCAAATATCCACACACCAATTTCTTCAGATTTGGTTACGGCGCAACACTGTAATCGTCAGGAAAAACATGCATCCTCAACCCTGAAGACTTACAGTGGACACGTATCTATCACACCACCCTCTACTGTCCCAAAATATGAATTTTCACAAGAGAATTTACAGATTGTGAACTAATTAATTTATTCTGAACATATTAGTGATATTACTAATAGAGAAGAAAAACTTTCAAGTACACAATGGTAGGGTCATATTTTCATGATCGGGTGGTCATGTTATACGATTGTAGATAGTCGCATATTTAACACTTACATATTATTATTTTGTTGTAGTTGAATGTGCTCCAGAAAACGAGAACTCTATATGTAAAAATCAAATTTTCCTGATGCCTTGGCCAGAGATAGTATCAACCATGATCTTGGTTTGATCACTTTTGCTAATATCCCTGCTCATGCTACTTAAGCTGTTTAGATGATCTTGCTAGTGTTACTAGAGAAAGAAGAACGGGGCTTTGCTCGAGTATTTAGCCTGTGACTTTTTTGTTTTTATTTTCTTTAGGCCTTTAAAAAAAATCAAATTTTCCGAAATTCTTACACGAAATTACCTCTTTACCCCCATTATAAATATTTTGTCTAACAAAAAAAGTTAGAAGATGGACGCATATTACTTGCTCAGTGCCTCTATGCTGAAATAGTCTCACTTCACCTCAATCCCAGTTGCTCCAAATTGATAATTAGGGTTGACTTTAATCCTTTGCAATTTCCAAAAGCTTCGTTTCGAACCCAACTCAACGGCACAGTACTAGTCTCTTTACCCGCCAAAGACGCCCAACAATCATAGTTAAAAAAACCATGCACACCAAATGTTCGACGAAATGCCCAACTGAAATTTCAGCCTTCCATTCTTGAGCTGCAATCAATTTCTCAGCTGCAAAAATAGTGCAGCTTCTTATCTAGTGCTAGATTACATAGTGACAGCGGTGAATGTCGGATCACCATGAGTATAAGATGGCCGCGGCTTCTCTCACCGACGAACCTCTCCCAGATCATACGTATGCAGAAAAACCCATTAACAGCTCTCAGAATATTCAGTGAAGCACAAACCAAGTACCCGAATTACCACCACAACGGTGCAGTCTATGCCACCAAAATTGCATTCTCGAAGCTCGGGCCAAATCACTGAGATGGAGGAAGTGATCAATCAGATGGAGAGGGATTCATGTGAATGCAAAGACTCGGTGTTTGTGGCTGCAATCAAGACCTACGCAAGAGCAGGCAGCTGGACGAGGCGGTGTCTCTTTTTAAGAACCTTTCGCAGTTCAATTGTGTGAACTGGACGCAGTCTTTTAATACCCTGGTGGAGATTATGGTCGAAGAGTCCAGGCTTGAAGACGCTTGTCGCCTTTTCGTGGAGCATTGCTGTGGGTGGGAAGTGAGCTCAAGGATTCGGGGCTTGAATTTGCATATGCTTGCTTTGTGCAAGAAGGGTCGTTCGGACATTGCATTGCATGTTTTCCAGGAGATGGATTATCACTTATCAGAGCTGCATTCCGGATAGGGAAAGAGCAATGGATTTATGCATTTTGTCTACAAATTTGGTAGTAGCTGAATTTTGCAGCAATGGATCCTGTGAATTTTGCAGCTTGAATCATCTATTAATTGTATATTGTAAGTATCATTTCAAATTCAGTTTTACTATAATACTTCAAGCACGGATTTGTAACACAACGTGTGTTACTATGAATATTGACTTTGGGATTCTTGGCAGGAAAATTAATAAGAAGACCAAATTTCAGAATTGAGTCCTCCTCCGCTGACAGTGAGTCCTCGTCCCTTTACAGACTCCTTTACAGATTTGATGTCATTGAAATTGTGAATCTTTTTCGTATTTCATTTGTGATTTGTACTTAGATTGTATTGAAGTTGTATTACTGCTCATAATTGATTGTGGGGTTAAATGACTCTTTGGCAAAGAAACATTTAGAAGGGTGAAGCCATGAAGTTGGTCAATAATCAGAACAGCTAAAGAAAAATCTGGATTGGCTGTTTGTGGTTTTGGCCGGTTTGGCTTTGGGATTATTTGAAATCTTGATTTGGCTAGGGTTTTACTGATTTAGTCTGTTATTGTCTGTGTAATGAATCTCAGGTAGGACTGTTTCAGGCAGAGGTTTGAGCAATGGCTCCTAAAGGTAATTACTTTGACATTGAACTTTATGCGGAATGAATATGCGCATTTAATATGAAATTTGAGTTATTAGGTTGTGAAATTTGAGTTTCGGTGTTGCTTTTTGCTGCTAATAGCTTTGTTTTGGCTGTATTGAAGTTTAATATGTTATAAATTTGTTTGACTATGCAATATTGGATAGTGTAGAAAGAGATTTCTGGGCTATGTGATGGAATTATATGTTTTAGGCATTTTATGTTTAAGAGATAAGCTTTGGATTGGTTTTATCTTGGAGTTAGGACTTTAGTTCTTCTGCGGTGGGTTAAGTTTGCAAGAGTGTTTGCATAATTTGTATAGTGAAACTTGTCAGAATGGGGTCTATTCGTGCTACATTCGAGTTGATTCTGCTACTGTGTTTTTTTTTTCCAAAGACCAAAAATGGTTAGAGGCTGAAAGTTAGATTTGTGTTTCTGGTTGTGTGTTCTTATCATACTAATTTTAAGCCTGTTTTGTTCAACTATTGCAGTTGACAGTAAGAAGGCTGATCCCAAGGCTCAGGCCTTGAAGGCTGCCAAGGCTGTTAAGTCAGGGCAAACCTTCAAGAAGAAGGCCAAGAAGATCAGGACATCAGTCACATTCCACAGGCCAAAGACATTGAAGAAGGAAAGAAACCCCAAATACCCCCGCATTAGCGCACCACCAAGAAACAAGTTGGACCATTACCAGATCCTCAAGTATCCATGGACCACCGAGTCTGCCATGAAAAAGATGGAGGACAACAACACCCTTGCCTTTATTGTTGACATCCGTGCTGATAAGAAGAAAATCAAGGATGCAGTGAAGAAGATGTACGACATTCGATCAGGTAAATACTATTAATTCGATACTTGTAGTTAGCATTGATCTTTTTTGTGGTTGTCTCTGCTGTAATTGTTAAGCCTGCTGCATGTTTGATTAATTAAATTGGATCTAACTTAAGAATTGTAATGTGCAGGCCTGATGGAACCAAGAAGGCATATGTTAGGTTGACACCTGACTACGATGCATTGGATGTGGCTAACAAGATCGGTATCATTTAAACTATCGTTGTGTTATTTAGATGGAGCCAAAGGGATTTTGTTATTGCTTTGACATTTTTGTTAGTAGTACTGTACTGGTTTCATACACTTTTCTTTAATGTGTTTGAGAACCATGTCGTTTTGCCTATGGCAATGTGATGCTATTGAAATTTAGTACTTGCAATTTGGTAATTGTTTGTCAGATGTGCTTGTTATTATACTCCTAAAAGCCTCATTTCAGTTATTGCCTCTTAGAATTGACTAGTAAATGAATATGAATCAGTCTAGTCTGGAATTAGCTGATGAGAGCTGTGAACATTGAAAAATGCTCCAGACCAATAAATACAATTTTGTAAAAATGTTGTGTCTGAGGTGAACCTTGTCATTCAAAGAATTTTTACCTTTAACTTTTGCTCAGTGTCATCTTTGTTTTTTTAAGCTTGCACTCACGCACCCTAAGGGCTCAGTTGATGTGGGTTCTTGTAAACTATTAGGGGTTTGTAAACTGGGGTAGAGATTGTAACACCTTTTACTATTATGTATTATCAAAGGCATTCATCTCTTGATTGTTAAGTCACTTGAGAGCTGCCTGGACTTTTTTTCTATGGAGTTTTTCATATACCTTTAGTATTTGTTCTTTAAACTCTACATAATTATTTGGACTGATTGAATCTGAGCATGAAACTTTATTGCACATTTGCACTAGAAAATCTGGTTCCTTTCTTTGTTTTGAAAACTATGTTCCAGCATGGCTCAATTGCATTTTTAAACATTTTCCCCCTCGATTCTGTCTCGTTTCATGCTATGTGTTTTCTGTGCCTGGATTAATTTGATGCTAATTTTTAATTCCTAGTGTGTCTTATGTTCAATATGATTCTTTCTTTCTGTTCAATCTTTTTGTATTTCATGCACTACGAAATTCTCTAGGATTAAAGCCTGTGAAATGCATATTCTTGTCACCTCTCTTGCAATCTTGCAGGGTTCTAACCATATATGCTTGATATTGTGTCTGAAACAGATTGTTAAAGAGAATGAAGAACCGGTGGAATTTTTGAGGTTATTGAGTCTGTTGTAGCGTCAATGCAAATGAGGGATATGTTCTTTGCCCCAGGTGCTTAAATCAATTTTCTTTTTCTCCGGCTGGGTTAATTTGCAGTTGAACATTTTCAGACATCAAGACAAACTCCTGTGGCAAAAACCACTGAGGTAATGNNNNNNNNNNNNNNNNNNNNNNNNNNNNNNNNNNNNNNNNNNNNNNNNNNNNNNNNNNNNNNNNNNNNNNNNNNNNNNNNNNNNNNNNNNNNNNNNNNNNNNNNNNNNNNNNNNNNNNNNNNNNNNNNNNNNNNNNNNNNNNNNNNNNNNNNNNNNNNNNNNNNNNNNNNNNNNNNNNNNNNNNNNNNNNNNNNNNNNNNNNNNNNNNNNNNNNNNNNNNNNNNNNNNNNNNNNNNNNNNNNNNNNNNNNNNNNNNNNNNNNNNNNNNNNNNNNNNNNNNNNNNNNNNNNNNNNNNNNNNNNNNNNNNNNNNATGTCTTTTTTGTTAATGACTTTTGGACGTGTGCAGGAGGAGGCTGCTTTCTAACTGTGTCGTGGCTAATCAACTGATTGTACAGTGCTGTAACGCCCTCTTCCTAACTCAGAGAATTTTTCTTGTATATAAGGATCAAATCCTGATTGCCTTTTCAGGCCAAACAATTTGCATTGAACTTTTCATACTACAATGTCTACTTCTCTCCTTCCACGTTATCGCAATGCAATGTCTAGAAATTGGGGGTTACCGGTTTCTCTCATGATAATTTGATTCTGTCGAGCATTATCGTCTCAGTTGATAAACAATGTACCTCATATTATAGAACAATTATCCAACCAAGCTACCAACATACGAGTCATGAGATGGTAACTATCTTTCAAATATACAAGTTTTCACAAGGCTTAGCATAGCTTGTAAAAATCATGGATTTCCTCTTCTGGTTTTCTTTGCTGTCTTTGCTTCTTGCCATCGTGGCCAAGCTTCTTGATATGGATGGCATGCTAGAAACTCATGCAACATGCAATATCTATCAAAGCATCGAAAACCTTGAAAAATGCATTGAAGTGTGTAACCGGTAACCCAATGCTGGTTTAACCCTTGAATTCGCAAACTGCACGGCATCTAATTACCGATGCTATTCATCCGATAGTAGTAGGGGGTAAACACTACAGATCGATAAGAACCATTTTGTAACAAACAAAAATACAAAATGATTCAAAGTTGAAAGATAATTAATATTGTGTAATCATCTGTGTCTTTTAGATATTGTTTATATAGTTCTTGTATCCCTGATTTGTAGGGATTTAACTGATGTACAAGCACCTAGTATGTATATGATTTTTCTATATCAAATTATCAATGAGAATTTTATTTCATAATGGCCTGCTTTTTCATATAGAGAAATTTTAAATACACACCTCTAATCTCTTAATACACACTCTTATTATTTTATATTTCACATTAGATTTTATAGGTATGTTTAATTAAAAAACATCAATCAATTATTAAGAAAAATAAAAAAACTTCATTTTTCCTAAAACCTAACTCTTCTCTTTATCCAAAAAAGACCATGACCCAATTGAATAACTGCATCACAAACTTACCCTGATTTTGATCTTCCTATCATTGTTTGTTTGCTCAAATGGCTTTCAGTTTGCTCAAAGCTCACTATATATATCTTTTATGTTCAGGCTTTGCGTTCTGCATGACGTCGTTTATTTCGATTCTCTATCTTCACTATAACAAGAACAAGAACACGAGGTTAAGACACTAATTATGTAACTGTCCATATGTCATTTCTAAAGTGCATGGTCCAGCAGATGGAAAATTCTCGTTACACAACAAAAATTAAATTTCCACTGGCTATGCTTGCAATCTGCGCTATATATGGAACACGTAGAAATAAGGCCCAACAATTTCGACCCAAAAAGCCCAGGAAAAATGTAAGTTCTGTTATTATGCATTATTTAGCCACCGAGTTGTGGGCTTAGCCACTTGTAGGCCTAAATCTCTGAAAGTGTAATCTGATGTACAAAAGATTTCTCGACATATCTTTTAGTGTCTTTGATGAAGCATTTTTTCTAATTGCCTAAAAAATCAAAGTAGCAAAAAGATCTCAAAAATAAAAATAAAAATATTATGGGCTTGACTGTAAAACACCGAAGCATACGATTAATGTCTATAATTGCCCTGATGATGAGTTTCTTATGCTTGAAAGTTGAAACATTCTTAGAAGTCGAATACATGTACACAATCATACAATAAAATGTTATGATTTCCCTAGTTTCCTACAACCTTTTACTTCTATCAAAATGCATATGAATATCACAGTGCACCATAAATAAACAAGAGGATGTGTTAAATAGGGATACGTACAATGATGAAGAAGAAAAAAAAAAGGAAAAAAAAGAAAGAAAAGAGAACCTTGCTTGAAGAAGAATACTACAATGATGAAGAACTACAAGTCTACAACCATGAATTAATAATATCGGTTGTTACACCAAAATTATAAATTGCCAAAATTAGAAGTTCCTTGGCACTGGCTTACTCTTGCTTACATTACTCGTTGCCTACATTATACATTTATACCACTCTTTTTAGTAAGGACTGATTTTAAAGGAGTCCATTGATTCTGATGCTTAAACTATTATGATTAATCAGTCCATCATCTTGTATTATTTTGTTCATTAATTGATTTGATGCTTAAACATTTCTGGTTATGCGAACTATTCTGATTAGTTAGTACTCCATCATCGTCTACCTTCCTCTTCTCTCAAATGGTCGCTTATCCGGAGGAAACCAATTCAAGTGTCTCCGGTGGTTTGGTCATGAAGTGAAAGTGTTACTCTACAATGACAATGCAAGTAGAAGCATCACGGTATTGAACATGACCTGCCCATATTTCAATCATATTCTTCACCAAGTCTTAGCCGACTTTTATTCTTAATTAATATAGGCATTTAGCTAGTTAGCGTAAAGTCGTATCTTGTTTATTAATTTGTTATCAAATTTATAATACATATGCATCGGATAGACTCGTTCACAAATGAAGCATGCAACAAACGAATTATGAATAGGAAAATATACGACTTTCATGATCAACTATATAAATTCAAATATACACCAAGAACAAAACGACAACGTCTAGCTCAAGCTAATTAGTTGACCTTCGATACTTCAATTTCAATATGGTCAGCGGCAACATAGATAGAAGAAGACGTATGTTTTGATTCTCTTCTCCCTTGTAAGAACAAGAACAAAAGGTTTAACTAATTTGTTTTGCAGTCACGGACTGACACTAACTATGTGCTCAATTATATGATTAGACGCTAAGCAACTGTCCACATGTCATCTAATTATCTGTGGTCCTTGAGATTACTGTTTAATTACATAAAGATAAACAAGTTTAATCTCTAAAGATAAACACGACATGGCTGACTTAATTCAGTGAGAGATTATAAAATGAGATGGGATGACTAACACGAATTTCTCTGCCATTGTTACCGAGTTTAAACATGAATTCTGAATCCATGGTCGGAATAGGTCAAAAGCTTCACGTATCAGTCGGCTATATATGGGACATGTATAGAACACAAGGCACTAGGAAACAATGCAAGGGAGGGTTTATTATTGCGGTTGGTATCTATTATTTAGACCTAACAACTTAATTACACAAATTTGATTCGAGTTGTTCATAAGAAAAAACAAAGACCCTATAAAACAAACAAATGAAAAAGCAAAATGTCAAGTTACCAAAAACCTTTAGAAACAGATCGAAAACTTGGATTATTGGAGCTAATAAACAACCTTGAAGTAAAGAGTAATTCTTGTTCCTTTCTAGCTATATTAGTTTACCTTACTTATATATATATATATATATATATATATATATATATATATATATATCTNNNNNNNNNNNNNNNNNNNNTTTTTCTTGGTATGAACACAACCGGACAGAATTCAGTCCGTCCATTTGTTTTTCGAGTTTGAGGGCCTTAACGATTACCAAATTAGCTGAAATTTTGCAGAGATGATCTACACAATATTATCTAGATACTAGACGGTAGAGATGAGAAAATTTGATCGAAAAGTGGTGCAAAAATGAAAATCCGCATCAAAACTCAGGTGCGGACGTCCGCACCTGAGAATTCTTGTATATATATATATATAGTACATTATGGTACATGATCAAATCAGTCATGTAAATAAGAAACCTAGGTAAGTCACATTTCTGATTTTCATATTCTAAGTCATAATTAAGGTTCATATATCAAGTATATATCCATATATAGCTTTCATATTATGAGGTATATGCTCTATTTAGCTTTTGTGTTAATACTATTGAAGGTGCAAAAAGAACACATCACCTAAAGCAATAACTTCATCAACCGAACTAGCATCCTGACCTCCTTTTGCTAATTACCAATTGATGGAACCAAAGAAAGGTACAAGTAGAAGCTTATGAGAAGAGTAATCGTGACCAAAGTTATTTCCCATAGAAAATATTGATTTCCCTGCAGCTATTGTCAAATTGTGGTTTCTAGAGCGTGTTCCAGTGGAAAGCCATGATAGGCTAGGAGACCAGGATAATAGTTAGCTCTCTTGCTCTTAGATTCCTAGCTCCTTCGTGTAGTAAGAATTCAAATAAAACGAATTGCAACTTATTAAGAGCTAGCTACAAGCAGATAAGCATAGAATATGTAGTAACTAGCTACATCATGCAGATGATCTTCTTTCACTGGCCTTGAAATTCATTGAGAAGAAACATTCACACACCTATTGATCGATTCATATACTTCTTTCCTCACGAGAATATGAACATTGGTAACTAGCTATCGAAAATGTCAAAACTTCCAGCTCGTAATGACCAAAATTATTGGACTAGTTTTCCACTTTTCACCATTTCTTGTATCTCTCACTCATCTTCATTAGTGGCACTATATACCGTGATCCAATGTTACAACAAATCAATCAGACTTTGGTTTGACGAAATGCGTCTCAGGGATGGGACTAGTCGTGAGGCATCAACATATCCAAGAGTACGTACGTACCTCATTCTCTTTTACTTCCAACTCTTATTATTCGGTTGCTTACTTCCTCCATCTTTTCCATTCTGAATCACTACTGTACGTATTAGAATCACGGTTTTGTATATGTATTCAAAGTTTGCTAGATGAAATGGGAAAATTCTGCTATTCCTGATGTCTGATGGTATAGCATGTCTGCTGAAATTTCAGGAACAAATTTGAAACTAACCTCTCCCCTTGTTGGACCCCTCCTGTTGAATAGGGTCTCCTTTAATTTAGTGATAGGTATATTATACCGTTCGGTATAACAGACAAACCTGATGAAATGATGAAAACCACAATATATAATTTTTTCAATGTACCTATATGTGTGGAAACTATCTCGATTCTCGGATATATATCATGTAATTTTGGAAAAAATAAAAAAATTCAATATAAAAACCACTTCATTGATGCAATTGGAAAACTTATTCGTCGAGGCCTGGCCTATTGTTGCCAAGTAGAGAAATCATTGAGAAAATATTAGAAACAAACGTACGTAATAACAATGAAAACAATCCAAATATATTGATCTCAAGTCTCAACTGTGGGTGATGCTCATGAAATGGCCGGAAGAACAAGCTAGCAAGCTAGTACGTTGCAAAGAAACTGAGTCAACGTACATTTAAGTATATCATTATTCGTCCAATATAAATTTGCATCAAGATCCTATAGTCTTACGATTAAGCTAAGCTTTGACTATGCACAGCCTCATTTCTAAAATCAAACACAAAATTAATCAGTCACTTTCCTACCAATTTATCTTAATAAATCAATGCAAGTCAAATTAAGCGATAGTGAAATAAAGCAAACAGATAACTTGCTCGAAAGAGAGAGGGATAGGCCGTCCCCTACCATTATAATTAGGAATTCTGAGTCATCTGGACGTTTCATATTCCTTTCATGCATTGCTAATTCTGTATAAGATCCCTTGTAGCAGTAACCTTTTTCCTTCAAAGGAAACAACTTTTCGAACACTCAAAATCCAGCCCTCGATTTGTCACGTCCACACTACAAATTTAAACCTCCATCAGTGGGTATTAAACTTTTTATCTCATAGTTCTGGGTTTCTTTGTTTCATTGGTTCTTCATTGGCAGAGAAAGAGGTATCAATCAGTTCGGAGATTTGAGGTGAGGAAATAATGAGGTTTCGTTATCTATATCCATGCAACTCCAAAAAAATGATCACATTTCGACAACTTTGTTTTCGATCTTTCGGTTTTCTGGGTGCAGGAGATCGAGTACTAAACTACTAACACAGAGGACATTGAGAAGAGGCTTGCGTCTGTGTTCTTTTCTGGAAATTTGATTCTGGATTCCATGAGAAACGCTCTTCTTCCTTCCCATCTTTACAACTTCGGTAATCATCATTATGTAGCTAGCTTGATTAGTAGTAGACTGTTCTTACTAATATTTCCGAGCAGTGACAGGGTTAATTTCAATAAGCGATTGATGGTTGCATCATTTCTTGATTGCTTTTCAGGACACACTGATTTTCAGATG
Above is a window of Fragaria vesca subsp. vesca linkage group LG7, FraVesHawaii_1.0, whole genome shotgun sequence DNA encoding:
- the LOC101300856 gene encoding 60S ribosomal protein L23A-like; this translates as MAPKVDSKKADPKAQALKAAKAVKSGQTFKKKAKKIRTSVTFHRPKTLKKERNPKYPRISAPPRNKLDHYQILKYPWTTESAMKKMEDNNTLAFIVDIRADKKKIKDAVKKMYDIRSGLMEPRRHMLG